A genome region from Chlorobaculum tepidum TLS includes the following:
- a CDS encoding glycosyltransferase family 4 protein has protein sequence MKVALYAGTYVKDKDGAVRSIYQLVSSMIKNGHQVVVWTPDFTPEANASVPVNLTPSVPIPLYPDYKLGFYNAVTERQLDEFAPDIVHISTPDIVGRKFLHYAKRKGLPVGSAYHTDFPSYLSYYRLGFAEPAVWRFLRKFYNACDVTLAPNESVRERLTGKGIERVELWSRGIDKELFDPSRRSAKLRRAWDAEGRTVIIYAGRFVLYKDIEVVMSLYQRFADEGLGDRVRFVMIGSGPEEAQMRARMPEAVFTGYLTGTTLPEAYASGDLFLFPSTTEAFCNVTLEALATGLPAVVSDVGGCQELVERSGGGFVAKAGDVGDFYACCTKLMQDGELFRSMRERGLAFAKDKSWAAVNGKLIDRYLELIAAKARR, from the coding sequence ATGAAGGTAGCCTTGTATGCCGGGACCTATGTGAAGGACAAGGATGGCGCTGTCCGGTCGATCTACCAGCTTGTCTCGTCCATGATCAAAAATGGCCACCAGGTCGTGGTCTGGACGCCCGATTTCACGCCCGAAGCGAACGCCTCGGTGCCGGTCAACCTGACGCCGTCGGTGCCCATTCCCCTCTATCCCGACTACAAGCTTGGGTTCTATAACGCCGTCACCGAACGGCAGCTTGACGAGTTCGCGCCGGACATCGTTCACATCTCGACCCCCGACATCGTTGGCCGCAAATTCCTCCACTATGCCAAACGCAAGGGCCTTCCGGTCGGCTCGGCCTACCACACCGATTTTCCCTCCTACCTGAGCTATTACCGCCTCGGTTTTGCCGAACCGGCGGTGTGGCGTTTCCTGCGGAAATTCTACAACGCCTGCGACGTGACGCTCGCGCCGAACGAGAGCGTTCGCGAGCGGCTCACCGGCAAGGGGATCGAGCGGGTGGAGCTCTGGTCGCGCGGCATCGACAAAGAGCTGTTCGACCCGTCGCGCCGCTCCGCAAAACTGCGCCGAGCGTGGGACGCGGAGGGGCGGACGGTCATCATCTACGCCGGGCGCTTCGTGCTCTACAAGGACATCGAGGTGGTGATGAGCCTTTACCAGCGCTTTGCAGACGAAGGACTGGGTGACAGAGTGCGCTTTGTGATGATCGGCTCCGGCCCCGAGGAGGCGCAGATGCGGGCGCGGATGCCGGAGGCGGTGTTCACCGGTTACCTCACCGGTACAACGCTGCCCGAGGCCTACGCCAGCGGCGACCTTTTTCTCTTTCCCTCGACCACCGAGGCGTTTTGCAACGTGACGCTCGAAGCGCTTGCTACCGGTCTGCCCGCCGTGGTGTCGGACGTTGGCGGCTGTCAGGAGCTGGTCGAACGCTCCGGCGGTGGCTTCGTCGCCAAAGCGGGAGATGTCGGGGATTTCTATGCCTGCTGTACAAAGCTCATGCAGGATGGCGAACTTTTCCGCTCCATGCGTGAACGGGGCCTCGCCTTTGCCAAAGACAAGTCATGGGCGGCAGTCAACGGCAAGCTCATCGACCGTTATCTTGAGCTGATCGCCGCCAAAGCCAGACGGTGA
- a CDS encoding endonuclease domain-containing protein translates to MRKTQTYKSLPYNPALRDRAKALRKAGILHEALLWFELKSNKLNGLDFDRQKIIGNYIVDFYCAERSVVIEVDGSSHDSKQIEDRERDAYLNGLGLTVIRVLAKDVLRNLEGVVEFLKDHPALTGTPPEEGNKTALTGTPPEEGNKTALTGTPPEEGNKTALTGTPPEEGNKTALTGTPPEEGNKTTLTEARE, encoded by the coding sequence ATGCGTAAAACCCAAACCTACAAATCCTTACCCTATAACCCTGCTTTAAGGGATAGGGCAAAAGCCTTACGTAAAGCGGGTATATTGCACGAAGCCTTACTTTGGTTTGAGTTGAAAAGTAATAAGCTCAATGGACTGGATTTTGACCGACAAAAAATCATCGGCAACTACATCGTAGATTTTTACTGTGCTGAAAGATCCGTTGTCATCGAAGTGGATGGTAGTTCGCACGACAGTAAACAGATTGAGGATAGGGAGAGGGATGCGTATTTAAATGGTCTGGGGCTAACGGTGATTCGGGTATTGGCAAAAGATGTTTTGCGGAATTTGGAAGGGGTTGTTGAGTTTTTGAAGGACCACCCCGCCCTGACGGGCACCCCTCCAGAGGAGGGGAATAAAACTGCCCTGACGGGCACCCCTCCAGAGGAGGGGAATAAAACTGCCCTGACGGGCACCCCTCCAGAGGAGGGGAATAAAACTGCCCTGACGGGCACCCCTCCAGAGGAGGGGAATAAAACTGCCCTGACGGGCACCCCTCCAGAGGAGGGGAATAAAACCACTCTCACAGAAGCAAGGGAATAA
- a CDS encoding type I restriction endonuclease subunit R, whose protein sequence is MTDYKTIAESNNFIVLDRYMPDWRVAEGYQSEADLERELIDDLRRQGYEFLPAIKTPEAMLANVRVQLQALNDVQFSDGEWARFVETWLDKPSDGIVEKTRKIHDDYIHDFVFDDGRIQNIHLVDKKTLVRNKVQVIRQFVTTPALCATPPREGNFSGGEQLWDQFPSFGGVPVGRGGYNRYDVTILVNGLPLVQVELKRRGVAIREAFNQVHRYSKESFNSAHSLFKYLQLFVISNGTDTRYFANTTRRDKNSFDFTMHWAKADNTPIRDLKDFAATFFQKHTLLSVLLHYSVFDVSNTLLVMRPYQIAATERILWKIKSSHQAKTWSTPEGGGYIWHTTGSGKTLTSFKAARLGTELDFIDKVFFVVDRKDLDYQTMKEYQRFSPDSVNGSDSTAGLKRNLEKDDNRIIVTTIQKLNNLMKSEPDLPIYHKQVVFIFDECHRSQFGEAQKNLRKKFKRYLQFGFTGTPIFPENALGAETTASVFGRELHSYVITDAIRDEKVLKFKVDYNDVRPRFKAIETERDEKKLSAAENRQALLHPERIREITQYILTHYRQKTHRLQPGAKGFNALFAVSSVEAAKLYYEAFKTQQKDSAKPLKVATIFSYAANEAQDAVGDIADEGFEVSALNSSAKEFLNAAIADYNALFKTNFSVDSQGFQNYYRDLAKRVKGTDDSGKRLPADEQVDLLIVVGMFLTGFDAPTLNTLFVDKNLRYHGLLQAYSRTNRIFDATKTFGNIVTFRDLEQATIDAITLFGDKNTRNVVLEKSYREYMEGYTDALTGQARRGFVEVVQELQARFPDPAALEKEADKKAFVRLFGEYLRAENVLQNFDEFAALKALQSVNTGDPAAVEAFKAQHYLSDEDLAALQAIKLPPERTMQDYRSTYNDIRDWLRREQAGVEKEKSTIDWDDVVFEVDLLKSQEINLDYILELIFERNKETRSKAELVEEVRRVIRASLGHRAKESLVVDFINQTDLEQLADKASVIEAFFTFARAELQREAQELIEAEKLNAEAARRYIATSLKREFASDTGTDLNAVLPRMSPLNPQYLTKKQSVFQKIAAFVEKFKGVGGQV, encoded by the coding sequence ATGACTGACTACAAAACCATCGCCGAATCGAACAACTTCATTGTCCTCGACCGCTACATGCCCGATTGGAGGGTGGCGGAGGGCTACCAGAGCGAGGCCGATCTGGAGCGCGAGCTAATCGACGACTTGCGCCGCCAAGGCTATGAGTTTCTGCCCGCTATCAAAACGCCCGAGGCAATGCTCGCAAATGTCCGGGTGCAGTTGCAGGCGCTCAACGACGTGCAGTTTTCCGACGGCGAGTGGGCGCGTTTCGTGGAAACCTGGCTGGACAAGCCCAGCGACGGCATCGTCGAAAAAACCCGCAAGATTCACGACGACTACATCCACGACTTTGTGTTTGATGATGGCCGCATCCAGAACATCCATCTGGTGGATAAGAAGACCCTGGTCCGCAACAAGGTGCAGGTGATTCGGCAGTTTGTGACCACCCCGGCGCTTTGCGCCACCCCTCCACGGGAGGGGAATTTTTCAGGTGGTGAGCAATTGTGGGATCAATTCCCCTCCTTTGGAGGGGTGCCCGTAGGGCGGGGTGGTTATAACCGCTACGACGTCACCATTCTGGTCAACGGCCTGCCGCTGGTGCAGGTGGAATTGAAGCGGCGGGGCGTGGCCATTCGCGAGGCCTTCAACCAGGTGCACCGCTACAGCAAAGAGAGCTTCAACAGCGCGCATTCGCTGTTCAAGTACCTGCAACTGTTTGTCATCTCCAACGGCACCGACACCCGCTACTTTGCCAACACCACCCGGCGCGACAAAAACAGTTTCGACTTCACCATGCACTGGGCGAAGGCGGACAACACGCCCATCCGCGATCTGAAGGACTTTGCCGCCACCTTTTTCCAGAAGCACACCCTGCTTTCCGTGCTGCTGCATTACTCGGTGTTCGACGTCAGCAACACGCTGCTGGTGATGCGCCCCTACCAGATCGCCGCCACCGAGCGGATTTTGTGGAAGATCAAGAGCAGCCACCAGGCCAAGACCTGGAGCACCCCAGAGGGCGGTGGCTACATCTGGCACACCACCGGCAGCGGCAAGACGCTCACCAGCTTCAAGGCAGCGCGGCTGGGCACCGAGCTGGACTTCATCGACAAGGTGTTTTTCGTGGTGGACCGCAAGGATCTGGATTACCAGACCATGAAGGAATACCAGCGCTTCTCGCCCGACAGCGTCAACGGCTCAGACAGCACGGCGGGCTTGAAGCGCAACCTGGAGAAAGACGACAACCGCATCATCGTCACCACCATCCAGAAGCTCAACAACCTGATGAAGAGCGAGCCCGACCTGCCGATCTATCACAAGCAGGTGGTGTTCATCTTCGATGAGTGCCACCGCAGCCAGTTTGGGGAGGCGCAGAAGAATCTGCGAAAAAAGTTCAAGCGCTACCTTCAGTTTGGCTTCACCGGCACGCCCATCTTCCCCGAGAACGCGCTGGGCGCGGAGACTACGGCCAGCGTCTTTGGCCGCGAGCTGCATTCCTATGTGATTACCGACGCCATCCGCGACGAGAAGGTGCTCAAATTCAAGGTCGATTACAACGATGTGCGCCCGCGCTTCAAGGCCATCGAGACCGAGCGGGATGAAAAGAAGCTCAGCGCCGCCGAGAACCGGCAGGCGCTGTTGCACCCCGAGCGCATCCGCGAGATCACCCAGTACATCCTCACCCACTACCGGCAAAAAACCCACCGCCTGCAGCCCGGTGCCAAGGGGTTCAATGCCCTGTTTGCCGTCAGCAGCGTGGAGGCGGCCAAGCTGTATTACGAAGCCTTCAAGACCCAGCAAAAAGACAGTGCCAAGCCCTTGAAGGTGGCCACCATCTTCTCCTATGCCGCCAACGAGGCGCAGGACGCGGTGGGCGACATTGCCGACGAGGGTTTTGAGGTGTCGGCCTTGAACAGCAGCGCCAAGGAATTTCTGAACGCGGCCATTGCCGACTACAACGCGCTCTTCAAAACGAACTTCAGCGTGGACAGCCAGGGCTTTCAGAACTACTACCGCGACCTGGCCAAGCGCGTGAAGGGTACAGACGACAGCGGCAAGAGACTGCCCGCGGATGAGCAAGTGGACCTGTTGATCGTGGTGGGCATGTTCCTTACCGGCTTTGACGCGCCCACGCTCAACACCCTGTTCGTGGACAAGAACCTGCGCTACCACGGCCTGCTGCAAGCCTATTCGCGCACCAACCGCATTTTTGACGCCACCAAGACCTTCGGCAACATCGTCACCTTCCGCGACCTGGAGCAGGCAACGATCGACGCCATCACCCTGTTCGGCGACAAGAACACCCGCAACGTGGTGCTGGAAAAGAGCTACCGCGAGTACATGGAGGGCTACACCGATGCGCTCACCGGCCAGGCGCGGCGCGGCTTTGTGGAGGTGGTGCAGGAGCTGCAAGCGCGCTTCCCCGATCCTGCGGCTCTCGAGAAGGAAGCCGACAAGAAAGCCTTTGTGAGGCTGTTTGGCGAGTATCTGCGCGCCGAGAACGTGTTGCAGAACTTCGACGAGTTCGCCGCGCTCAAGGCGCTGCAAAGCGTGAACACAGGCGACCCGGCGGCGGTGGAGGCGTTCAAGGCCCAACACTATTTGAGCGATGAGGATCTGGCCGCACTGCAGGCGATCAAGCTGCCCCCTGAGCGCACGATGCAGGATTACCGCTCGACCTACAACGACATCCGCGACTGGCTGCGCCGAGAACAGGCGGGGGTCGAGAAAGAGAAGTCCACCATCGACTGGGATGACGTGGTGTTCGAGGTGGATTTGCTCAAGTCGCAGGAAATCAACCTGGACTACATCCTGGAGCTGATCTTCGAGCGCAACAAAGAGACCCGGAGCAAGGCCGAGCTGGTGGAGGAGGTGCGCCGCGTCATTCGCGCGAGCCTGGGACACCGCGCCAAGGAGAGTCTGGTGGTGGACTTCATCAACCAGACCGATTTAGAGCAGCTTGCCGACAAGGCCAGCGTGATCGAAGCCTTTTTCACCTTTGCCCGCGCCGAGCTGCAGCGCGAGGCGCAGGAACTGATCGAGGCCGAGAAGCTCAACGCCGAAGCCGCCCGGCGCTACATCGCCACCTCACTCAAGCGCGAATTTGCCAGCGACACCGGTACCGATCTCAACGCCGTCTTGCCCAGGATGAGCCCGCTCAACCCGCAGTACCTGACGAAAAAACAAAGCGTGTTCCAGAAAATCGCGGCTTTTGTTGAGAAGTTCAAAGGTGTGGGTGGGCAGGTTTAA
- a CDS encoding type I restriction-modification system subunit M gives MTSIQQRAELQRRIWQIANDVRGTVDGWDFKQYVLGALFYRFISENFAAHMEAGDDGIRYAELPDSVITPELKDDAIKTKGYFIYPSQLFANVVARANTNDSLNTDLAAIFTAIESSANGYPSEQDIKGLFADFDTTSNRLGNTVKDKNQRLAAVLKGVAELDFGPFDDAHIDLFGDAYEFLISNYAANAGKSGGEFFTPQHVSRLIARLALHGQKSVNKIYDPACGSGSLLLQAKKPFDERLIEDGFFGQESNHTTYNLARMNMFLHNINYDKFNIQLGNTLLEPHFADEKPFDAIVSNPPYSVKWIGSDDPTLINDERFAPAGVLAPKSKADFAFVLHALHYLSAKGRAAIVCFPGIFYRGGAEAKIRQYLVDNNYVETVIALAPNLFFGTTIAVNILVLSKHKPDTTTQFIDASALFKKETNNNVLLDEHIEQIMAVFASKEEVPHVAQSVPLERIAANNYNLSVSSYVEARDTREVVDIAQLNAELKTTVARIDELRKQIDAIVAEIEGEEDEA, from the coding sequence ATGACCAGCATCCAACAACGCGCCGAACTGCAACGCCGCATCTGGCAGATCGCCAACGATGTGCGTGGCACCGTCGATGGCTGGGATTTCAAGCAATATGTGCTCGGGGCGCTGTTCTACCGCTTCATCAGCGAGAACTTTGCCGCCCACATGGAAGCCGGGGACGACGGCATCCGCTACGCCGAGCTGCCCGACAGCGTCATCACCCCCGAACTCAAGGATGACGCCATCAAGACCAAGGGCTACTTCATCTACCCCAGCCAGTTGTTCGCAAACGTCGTGGCCAGGGCCAACACCAACGACAGCCTCAACACCGACCTCGCCGCCATCTTTACCGCCATTGAAAGCTCGGCCAACGGTTATCCGTCGGAGCAGGACATCAAGGGGCTGTTTGCCGACTTCGACACCACCAGCAACCGCCTGGGCAATACGGTCAAAGACAAAAACCAACGTCTCGCCGCTGTGCTCAAGGGCGTGGCCGAGCTGGATTTCGGCCCCTTCGACGATGCCCACATCGACCTGTTCGGCGACGCCTACGAATTCCTCATCTCCAACTACGCCGCCAACGCGGGTAAATCGGGCGGCGAGTTCTTCACGCCGCAGCACGTCTCGCGGCTGATCGCACGGCTCGCCCTGCACGGGCAAAAGAGCGTCAACAAGATTTATGACCCGGCCTGCGGCTCCGGCTCGCTGCTCTTGCAAGCCAAAAAACCGTTCGATGAACGCCTCATCGAAGACGGTTTTTTTGGGCAGGAAAGCAACCACACCACCTACAACCTGGCGCGGATGAACATGTTCCTGCACAACATCAACTACGACAAGTTCAACATCCAGCTCGGCAACACCTTGCTGGAGCCGCACTTCGCCGACGAAAAGCCCTTTGATGCCATCGTCTCCAACCCGCCGTATTCGGTGAAGTGGATCGGCAGCGACGACCCCACCCTCATCAACGACGAACGCTTTGCCCCGGCGGGCGTGCTGGCCCCCAAATCCAAGGCCGACTTTGCCTTTGTGCTGCACGCGCTGCATTACCTCTCAGCAAAAGGCAGAGCGGCCATCGTTTGCTTTCCGGGCATCTTCTACCGGGGCGGGGCGGAAGCCAAAATCCGCCAGTACCTGGTGGACAACAACTACGTCGAGACGGTGATTGCGCTTGCCCCCAATCTCTTTTTTGGTACCACCATCGCCGTCAACATTCTGGTGCTCTCCAAACACAAGCCCGACACCACCACCCAGTTCATCGACGCCAGCGCCCTGTTCAAGAAAGAAACCAACAACAACGTGCTGCTGGACGAGCACATCGAGCAGATCATGGCCGTCTTTGCCAGCAAGGAGGAGGTGCCGCACGTTGCCCAGTCCGTGCCGCTGGAACGCATTGCCGCCAACAACTACAACCTGTCCGTCAGCAGCTACGTCGAAGCCCGAGACACCCGCGAGGTGGTGGACATTGCCCAGCTCAACGCCGAGCTGAAGACCACCGTGGCGCGCATCGATGAGTTGCGCAAACAGATCGACGCCATCGTGGCCGAAATCGAGGGCGAGGAGGATGAGGCATGA
- a CDS encoding aldehyde dehydrogenase family protein, translating into MTYDASTHAGLRCYFDSGQTRPFEWRRAQLRGLDAFLREREHEIAAAVHADLRKPVAETWLTETAWLRSEIRFVLKRLHRWMRPKKVGVPLHYQPARAFVERDPLGVVLIIGAWNYPLQLCLAPLIGALAGGNVSVVKPSEMAPATSALLASELGRYVDPQAVRIVEGDGEASARLLEHCFDHIFFTGSRRTGQAVMQSAARHLTPVTLELGGKSPVIVTEKADLRLAARRIAWAKFLNAGQTCVAPDYLLVQEGVKEPLQGLMKEALRLYYGSDPEASADYGRIVDDRNFRRLEALLCEGSLVEGGGSNKASRYIAPTILHDVPEDSDLMKEEIFGPVLPVRSFTTLEEAVSMVRALDAPLAVYLFSRDRSELRYLIEQTRSGGVCCNDLLFQASIPGLPFGGRGMSGMGRYHGKAGFDTFTTERSVLDRGGFPDPDLRYPPYSSGRFDLLKKIVTLFS; encoded by the coding sequence ATGACCTACGACGCCTCAACCCATGCCGGACTCCGGTGCTATTTCGACAGCGGGCAAACCCGCCCGTTCGAATGGCGTCGTGCGCAGCTTCGCGGGCTCGATGCGTTTCTTCGTGAACGGGAACATGAAATCGCCGCCGCAGTTCATGCCGATCTTCGCAAGCCGGTTGCCGAGACCTGGCTAACCGAAACTGCGTGGCTCAGGAGCGAAATCCGGTTCGTGCTGAAACGCCTCCACCGCTGGATGCGCCCGAAAAAGGTCGGTGTGCCGCTGCACTACCAGCCTGCGCGTGCATTCGTCGAACGCGATCCCCTTGGCGTTGTGCTCATCATCGGCGCATGGAACTATCCGTTGCAGCTTTGCCTCGCTCCGCTCATCGGCGCTCTGGCTGGGGGTAACGTTTCGGTTGTGAAGCCTTCGGAGATGGCTCCGGCTACTTCGGCTCTCCTGGCCTCGGAGCTGGGCCGCTATGTCGATCCGCAGGCGGTCAGGATTGTCGAGGGGGATGGCGAGGCTTCGGCCCGGCTTCTGGAGCACTGCTTCGACCATATTTTCTTTACAGGCAGTCGCCGGACCGGTCAGGCCGTGATGCAGTCGGCGGCGCGCCACCTCACGCCGGTAACGCTCGAACTCGGTGGCAAAAGCCCGGTCATCGTAACCGAAAAGGCCGACCTGCGCCTGGCTGCCCGGCGGATCGCGTGGGCCAAATTCCTCAATGCTGGTCAGACCTGTGTGGCGCCTGACTACCTGCTGGTGCAGGAAGGGGTCAAGGAGCCGTTGCAAGGGCTGATGAAAGAGGCGCTCCGGCTCTATTATGGAAGTGATCCCGAGGCGAGTGCTGACTATGGCCGCATCGTCGATGACCGAAACTTCCGACGGCTCGAAGCGTTGCTGTGCGAGGGATCGCTCGTCGAAGGGGGGGGCTCGAACAAAGCGTCGCGCTATATCGCGCCGACGATTCTTCATGACGTTCCCGAAGATTCCGATCTCATGAAGGAGGAGATTTTTGGCCCGGTGCTGCCGGTGCGTTCGTTTACGACGCTTGAGGAGGCTGTCAGCATGGTCCGGGCGCTCGACGCTCCTCTCGCCGTCTATCTTTTTTCCCGCGACCGTTCCGAACTCCGTTACCTGATCGAGCAGACCCGGAGCGGCGGTGTCTGTTGCAATGACCTGCTTTTTCAGGCATCGATCCCCGGCCTGCCGTTCGGCGGGCGCGGCATGAGCGGCATGGGGCGCTATCACGGCAAGGCAGGATTTGATACCTTTACCACGGAGCGGAGCGTGCTCGACCGGGGCGGTTTTCCCGACCCGGATCTGCGTTATCCACCCTACAGTTCAGGCCGTTTTGACCTGCTCAAAAAAATTGTCACCCTCTTTTCATAG
- a CDS encoding aminoacyl-tRNA deacylase gives MPIRRLREFLDSHQVKYFVISHSPAYTAQDIAAAAHVSGNELVKTVMVSIDGKMAMALLHAPRHLDFDLLRELCGSRDVTLAEEIAFSGLFPECEIGAMPPFGNLYGMKVYADEELDESMDIVFNAGTHRELLRLSWFDYKRLVNPVMGRIASIR, from the coding sequence ATGCCTATCCGCAGGTTACGGGAGTTCCTCGACAGTCATCAGGTCAAGTACTTCGTTATCAGCCACTCTCCGGCTTACACGGCTCAGGACATCGCTGCCGCCGCGCATGTATCGGGCAACGAGCTGGTCAAGACGGTCATGGTTTCCATCGATGGCAAAATGGCGATGGCGCTTTTGCACGCTCCGCGACATCTCGATTTCGATCTGCTTCGCGAACTTTGTGGTTCGCGCGATGTCACTCTTGCTGAAGAGATAGCGTTCAGTGGACTTTTTCCCGAGTGTGAAATCGGAGCGATGCCGCCGTTTGGCAACCTGTACGGCATGAAGGTCTATGCGGACGAAGAGCTTGACGAGAGCATGGATATTGTTTTCAACGCAGGAACCCACCGCGAGCTGCTCCGGCTCTCCTGGTTCGATTACAAAAGACTGGTCAACCCGGTGATGGGCAGGATCGCCTCGATCCGGTAA
- a CDS encoding restriction endonuclease subunit S, with protein MSGREFLQKLLDGERVEWKALGEIIQLEKGRQLNKDLLSSSGRYPAYNGGMSYSGFTDSYNYSENKTIISQGGASAGFVNFVTTKFYANAHCYVVLPDTEVVDNRYIYHFLKLNEERLTSCQHGAGIPALRASEITSLKIPIPCPDNPKKSLAIQAEIVRILDAFTELTAELTAELTARKKQYAYYRDRLLTFTTPPYGHPSKGGELFSLFGHPSEGGELFTPYGHSVEERELNSPSLKGWQAQPDGVVPVEWKTLGEVGHFIRGSGIQKSDFKASGVGCIHYGQIHTHYGTWTTETKSFIDPEFANRLKKAKPGDLVIATTSEDDDAVAKAVAWIGTEDVAVSTDAYIFRHTANPKYMSYFFQTDMFQEQKKPYITGTKVRRISGDNLAKILIPIPPLAEQERIVAILDQFDALTNSLTEGLPREIELRQKQYAYYRDLLFSFPKASFGGVPEGRDQFPSFGGVPEGRGGLNA; from the coding sequence ATGAGCGGCAGGGAGTTTTTGCAGAAGCTGCTGGATGGGGAGCGAGTGGAGTGGAAGGCGCTGGGGGAGATTATTCAACTGGAAAAAGGCAGGCAGTTAAATAAGGATCTGCTCTCTTCTAGCGGTCGCTACCCAGCATATAACGGTGGAATGTCTTACTCTGGCTTTACCGACAGTTATAACTATAGCGAAAATAAAACAATTATTAGCCAGGGTGGCGCCTCCGCAGGTTTTGTGAACTTCGTTACCACGAAGTTCTACGCAAATGCGCACTGCTATGTGGTGCTGCCCGATACCGAAGTAGTCGACAATCGCTACATCTACCATTTCCTAAAACTGAATGAGGAAAGACTAACCAGCTGCCAGCATGGTGCAGGAATACCAGCGTTACGAGCGAGCGAAATAACTAGTCTCAAAATCCCCATCCCCTGCCCCGACAATCCTAAAAAATCGCTGGCCATCCAGGCTGAAATCGTCCGCATTCTGGACGCCTTCACCGAGCTGACCGCCGAGCTGACCGCCGAGCTGACCGCCCGCAAAAAACAATATGCTTACTACCGGGATCGGTTGTTGACTTTTACCACCCCGCCCTACGGGCACCCCTCCAAAGGAGGGGAACTGTTCTCGCTCTTCGGGCACCCCTCCGAGGGAGGGGAATTGTTCACGCCCTACGGGCACTCTGTTGAGGAAAGAGAATTAAATTCCCCTTCTCTGAAGGGGTGGCAGGCGCAGCCTGACGGGGTAGTTCCTGTGGAGTGGAAGACGTTGGGGGAGGTTGGTCATTTTATTCGTGGTTCTGGAATTCAGAAATCTGACTTCAAAGCCTCCGGCGTTGGATGCATTCACTACGGGCAGATTCATACGCATTACGGCACATGGACCACCGAAACCAAGTCGTTCATTGATCCAGAGTTTGCAAATCGGCTAAAAAAGGCAAAACCCGGCGATCTGGTCATTGCCACAACGAGCGAAGACGATGATGCGGTTGCCAAAGCTGTCGCATGGATAGGAACTGAGGATGTCGCCGTCAGCACCGACGCTTATATTTTTCGGCATACGGCAAACCCCAAATACATGTCCTATTTTTTTCAAACGGATATGTTTCAGGAGCAAAAGAAGCCTTACATCACCGGAACAAAGGTACGTCGCATATCTGGCGACAATCTGGCAAAAATCCTAATCCCCATCCCACCACTCGCCGAGCAAGAGCGCATCGTTGCAATCCTCGACCAATTCGACGCCCTCACCAACTCCCTTACCGAGGGGCTGCCGCGCGAGATCGAACTGCGGCAGAAGCAATACGCCTACTACCGCGATCTGCTGTTCAGCTTCCCCAAAGCATCTTTTGGAGGGGTGCCCGAAGGGCGGGATCAATTCCCCTCCTTTGGAGGGGTGCCCGAAGGGCGGGGTGGTCTCAATGCGTAA
- a CDS encoding patatin-like phospholipase family protein, whose amino-acid sequence MSTTENVSERTGLAFGGGVVLGAAHIGVLKAMEETGFRAECVSGTSIGSFIAAMYAFGKSWREIEAVALELDWSDLSGLTLSGYGLLSIRKFGKIVRAQLGSRRIEDAPLPLAIVATDICTGNEVVLREGDVATAVMASSSIPGIFKPVEQGEMLLVDGVLTENVPVSPLKEMGASRIACIDLFGRHSFRRPEHLSDLLLNAFYSAMRAISQIQISKADLVIAPDLSRFSLVDMSAVPEILDTGYREALPLLESWRDAHR is encoded by the coding sequence ATGAGTACAACAGAGAACGTATCGGAACGAACCGGCCTGGCCTTCGGCGGCGGCGTGGTGCTTGGCGCGGCGCACATCGGCGTGCTCAAGGCGATGGAGGAGACCGGCTTCAGGGCAGAGTGCGTGTCGGGCACCAGCATCGGTTCGTTCATCGCGGCGATGTACGCTTTCGGCAAGAGCTGGCGGGAGATCGAAGCAGTCGCCCTCGAGCTGGACTGGTCTGATCTGTCGGGCCTCACCCTCTCCGGCTACGGACTGCTCTCGATCCGCAAGTTTGGCAAGATCGTCCGCGCCCAGCTCGGTTCCCGCCGCATCGAGGATGCGCCGCTTCCTCTCGCCATCGTCGCCACCGACATCTGCACCGGAAACGAGGTGGTGCTGCGCGAGGGCGACGTGGCCACGGCGGTGATGGCCAGCTCGTCGATTCCGGGCATTTTCAAGCCGGTGGAGCAGGGAGAGATGCTGCTGGTCGATGGCGTGCTGACCGAGAATGTGCCGGTTTCTCCGCTCAAGGAGATGGGCGCGAGCCGGATCGCGTGCATCGACCTTTTTGGCCGCCACTCCTTCCGCCGGCCAGAGCATCTGTCCGATTTGTTGCTTAACGCTTTTTACAGCGCCATGCGCGCCATTTCGCAGATTCAGATCAGCAAAGCCGATCTGGTCATCGCTCCCGATCTCTCCCGCTTCAGCCTGGTCGATATGTCAGCCGTGCCGGAGATTCTCGACACGGGATACAGGGAGGCACTGCCCTTGCTCGAATCCTGGCGAGACGCGCACCGGTGA